In a single window of the Limnochorda sp. L945t genome:
- a CDS encoding UPF0236 family transposase-like protein, producing the protein MGPRGSGVAGHRRVAPRSVSSQCGAGAVLGWHTPLLRRAKQAARRGDWARLVAVFDQAKADPACAVAKEELERVRAYLEANRDGLDDWRLRDQPLPEPARGLGATEPSVRHVVADRLKGKAAWSRRGAHPMMQLRCLRHEGRLKGWLANWTAGSWPVRSEQPVLVRLARKVRRGLVEIDPQAWLQAHVPILSHPDARQTATGVALRSRLAWAAPWGARL; encoded by the coding sequence GTGGGCCCAAGAGGGTCGGGCGTGGCTGGGCATAGAAGAGTGGCACCTCGATCCGTTTCATCGCAATGCGGCGCTGGAGCGGTCCTGGGGTGGCATACGCCCCTGCTGCGCCGGGCCAAGCAGGCGGCCCGGCGAGGGGATTGGGCGAGGCTGGTGGCCGTGTTCGACCAGGCGAAAGCCGACCCGGCCTGTGCCGTGGCGAAGGAGGAGCTGGAGCGGGTACGGGCTTACCTGGAGGCGAACCGGGACGGGTTGGATGACTGGCGGCTGCGCGACCAGCCGTTACCCGAGCCGGCTCGGGGGCTGGGGGCGACAGAGCCGTCGGTCCGCCACGTGGTCGCAGACCGGCTCAAGGGGAAAGCGGCCTGGTCGCGCCGGGGGGCCCACCCCATGATGCAACTGCGCTGCCTGCGCCACGAGGGGCGGCTGAAGGGGTGGCTGGCCAACTGGACGGCCGGGAGCTGGCCGGTGCGATCGGAGCAGCCGGTGCTGGTCCGGCTGGCCCGGAAAGTTCGCCGGGGGCTGGTCGAGATCGACCCGCAAGCTTGGCTTCAGGCCCATGTGCCGATACTGAGCCACCCCGACGCCCGTCAGACGGCCACGGGCGTGGCGTTGCGCAGCCGCCTGGCCTGGGCTGCGCCGTGGGGGGCCCGGCTATAG
- a CDS encoding helix-turn-helix transcriptional regulator, which produces MEAIATQDRITSKAERLRILEQTLIGAGDKGVRPSEIARRLGVRRQTVYRDLRALSNAHVPLWNPGRGRWAVLQDQYVGTVRLTIHEAVALFFAARLLVRMADEFNPHAVSALEKLSLRFPEPVRTQARQAARQMEGSPRNREFVQALESLTLGWIERRKVRVLYRSAEGRAAHPYVLHPYFLEPIAPGLAAYVLGYEETYFRSIVTLKIERMTGARLLDERFEEPANFDPAAVLQNAWGIMGSPDPVTVRLRFTPDVTRRVKESHWHPSQHIEDTPDGGCILTLRVGHTLELVPWIRSWGRSCEVLEPAPLREQLGAEYRAAAALYHAG; this is translated from the coding sequence ATGGAGGCCATTGCCACGCAAGACCGTATCACCAGCAAAGCCGAGCGACTGCGCATTCTCGAGCAGACCCTGATCGGGGCCGGAGACAAGGGGGTCCGCCCCTCGGAGATTGCACGGCGTCTTGGGGTTAGACGGCAAACCGTCTACCGAGACCTTCGAGCGCTGTCCAACGCGCACGTCCCTCTATGGAACCCGGGCCGGGGTCGATGGGCCGTGCTGCAGGACCAATACGTCGGTACGGTGCGACTGACGATCCACGAGGCGGTTGCGCTGTTCTTCGCCGCACGGCTGCTGGTTCGTATGGCCGACGAGTTCAACCCCCACGCAGTGAGCGCTCTGGAAAAGCTTTCGCTTCGCTTTCCGGAGCCGGTTCGTACGCAGGCTCGCCAGGCCGCGCGCCAGATGGAAGGAAGCCCGCGTAATCGAGAGTTCGTTCAGGCGTTGGAGAGCTTGACGCTTGGCTGGATTGAGCGCCGAAAGGTGCGGGTGCTGTACCGGTCAGCTGAAGGACGTGCGGCCCACCCCTATGTACTACACCCGTATTTCCTCGAACCGATAGCCCCTGGATTGGCCGCCTATGTGCTGGGGTACGAGGAGACCTATTTCCGGTCCATCGTCACCCTGAAGATCGAGCGCATGACCGGAGCACGGCTCTTGGACGAGCGCTTCGAGGAGCCCGCCAACTTCGATCCCGCTGCCGTCTTGCAGAACGCGTGGGGGATCATGGGGTCGCCCGATCCGGTAACCGTGAGGCTGCGCTTCACCCCTGACGTGACCCGTCGGGTCAAGGAAAGCCACTGGCACCCTTCGCAGCACATCGAGGATACTCCGGACGGGGGGTGCATCCTTACCCTGCGGGTCGGGCACACTCTCGAACTCGTGCCTTGGATACGTTCCTGGGGCCGGTCCTGTGAGGTGCTGGAGCCGGCACCGCTTCGGGAGCAGCTCGGCGCCGAGTACCGGGCTGCAGCTGCGCTCTACCACGCGGGCTGA
- a CDS encoding UPF0236 family transposase-like protein, whose translation MELGFIVPSDIRSFKDLERFIVATVLAKVAELVEAAVRRIDESLSPPGRGWKSVGRKTKRVTGLWGLEYRLQRRMYRRRRPDGSWEECCPLDDKLGLPHRERFSPGVQEWAVELATRHPFRVAAAILAEAGIPVSAQTIHRWVQEAGASREAEQRRAVEAMEQTGELPPGEGREATAVICEVDGGYGWRCSGKSSGAGS comes from the coding sequence ATGGAGCTTGGCTTCATTGTACCCAGCGACATCCGGTCGTTCAAGGACCTGGAGCGGTTCATCGTGGCCACCGTCTTGGCCAAGGTCGCCGAGCTGGTCGAAGCGGCCGTCCGGCGCATCGACGAGAGCCTTTCGCCCCCGGGTCGCGGATGGAAGTCGGTGGGGCGTAAGACCAAGCGGGTGACAGGGCTTTGGGGGCTGGAGTACCGGCTGCAACGCCGCATGTACCGGCGGCGTCGCCCCGACGGGTCCTGGGAGGAGTGCTGCCCGCTCGACGACAAGCTGGGGCTGCCCCACAGGGAGCGTTTCAGCCCCGGGGTCCAGGAGTGGGCGGTGGAACTGGCGACGCGCCATCCCTTTCGGGTGGCGGCGGCGATCCTGGCCGAAGCCGGGATCCCTGTGAGCGCCCAGACCATCCATCGCTGGGTGCAGGAGGCAGGCGCGAGCCGGGAGGCCGAGCAGCGCCGGGCGGTGGAGGCGATGGAGCAAACGGGCGAGCTGCCTCCCGGCGAAGGGCGTGAGGCGACGGCGGTGATCTGTGAGGTCGACGGGGGGTATGGGTGGCGCTGCAGCGGGAAAAGCAGCGGCGCTGGGAGTTGA